A DNA window from Coffea arabica cultivar ET-39 chromosome 6c, Coffea Arabica ET-39 HiFi, whole genome shotgun sequence contains the following coding sequences:
- the LOC113694037 gene encoding uncharacterized protein, whose product MSAILCGKRSNFFEDLQSSPSSTSPPPVSKRIRCSSSSPVRFSPPRSTAAGGASSSYFSANLFTGVSFNSSALDHLIGLFPDMDKQLLERALEECSNDLDSAIRSLNELRLTSMENLESAASNDAKEVHVQLPDKYCAISNGESASVQDASASEKHSIDKAEWVEHFVGEMMSASNIDDAKARASRTLEVLEKSIRVHATVEAAQSFQQENVMLKQQLQALMQENNVLKRAVSIQHERQKEFDDRSQELHHLKQLVAQYQEQLRTLEVNNYALSMHLKQAQQNNSIPGRFNPDVF is encoded by the exons ATATTGTGCGGCAAGAGATCGAATTTCTTTGAGGATTTGCAATCGTCACCTTCTTCGACATCGCCGCCGCCCGTTTCCAAGAGAATTCGCTGCTCATCTTCTTCGCCTGTTAGATTTTCTCCGCCTCGGTCCACCGCCGCCGGAGGAGCCTCCTCTTCCTATTTTTCTGCTAATTTATTTACAGGTGTTTCGTTTAATTCTTCGGCCCTTGATCATCTTATTGGCCTCTTCCCCGATATGGACAAACAG CTACTTGAGCGAGCACTTGAAGAATGTAGTAATGATTTGGACTCTGCTATTAGGAGCCTAAATGAGCTTCGGTTGACTTCTATGGAGAATTTGGAATCTGCTGCAAGCAATGATGCAAAGGAGGTCCATGTCCAACTCCCAGATAAAT ATTGTGCAATAAGCAACGGGGAGTCTGCCTCTGTGCAGGATGCATCAGCCTCAGAAAAGCACTCCATTGACAAAGCAGAATGGGTTGAGCACTTTGTTGGAGAAATGATGAGTGCTTCAAACATAGATGATGCTAAAGCTCGTGCATCAAGGACTCTTGAAGTTTTGGAGAAGTCCATTCGTGTACATGCAACTGTAGAGGCAGCCCAGAGCTTTCAGCAG GAGAATGTTATGCTTAAGCAACAGCTTCAGGCACTGATGCAGGAAAACAACGTTTTGAAGAGAGCAGTTTCTATTCAACATGAGCGACAGAAGGAGTTTGATGACAGGAGTCAGGAGTTGCATCACTTAAAGCAGCTGGTGGCTCAGTACCAGGAGCAGCTCAGAACACTAGAG GTCAATAATTATGCTCTTTCAATGCACCTCAAGCAGGCTCAGCAAAATAACTCAATTCCAGGACGCTTTAACCCTGATGTCTTTTAA
- the LOC113694038 gene encoding calmodulin-like protein 3: MWTAILLLVLLFVAGLISTNFNRKKFLAWFQSYCAKIRNPSSHAANSFDFLETKSGKKVDKRRSADNKKVQLGSIFATFDKNNDGYITKQELKDSLNNIGMGMTESDIADMVRRVDSNGDGLIDLEEFCESFDSLIGRGEMNEEEQERDVTDDEDEEVSREDELKEAFAVFDGNKDGLITVEELGLVLSSLGFKEGKKLEDCIEMIRKVDVDGDGMVNFDEFKRMMKAGHRLLPAS; this comes from the coding sequence atgtGGACTGCTATCTTGCTATTAGTGCTTCTTTTCGTTGCTGGTTTGATCAGTACAAACTTCAATAGAAAGAAGTTTCTTGCATGGTTTCAATCTTATTGTGCTAAAATCAGAAACCCTTCTTCGCATGCAGCAAACAGCTTTGACTTTTTGGAGACAAAGTCTGGCAAGAAAGTGGATAAAAGAAGAAGTGCTGATAACAAGAAGGTTCAGCTAGGAAGTATTTTTGCTACTTTTGACAAGAACAATGACGGATACATCACAAAGCAAGAGCTAAAAGATTCACTTAACAATATTGGGATGGGCATGACTGAGAGTGATATTGCAGATATGGTTAGAAGGGTTGATTCGAATGGGGATGGATTGATTGATCTTGAAGAGTTCTGTGAGTCTTTTGATTCGTTGATCGGTAGAGGAGAAATGAACGAGGAAGAACAGGAGAGAGACGTCACtgatgatgaggatgaggagGTGAGTAGGGAGGATGAATTGAAGGAGGCTTTTGCTGTTTTTGATGGAAATAAAGATGGGTTGATAACGGTGGAAGAACTGGGGCTGGTCTTGTCCTCCTTGGGGTTTAAAGAGGGGAAGAAGTTGGAAGATTGTATAGAGATGATTAGAAAAGTAGACGTGGATGGAGATGGCATGGTTAATTTTGACGAGTTCAAGAGGATGATGAAAGCTGGTCATCGGCTTCTTCCAGCTTCCTGA